The window GGggaaatgaagacaaatgaatgaaaagattaTACAGAGCCCTGCAGCCAgctgacttctttttaactctgaGGATAAACCGGACTCCTGTATTCTGAGAGCAGAGAGCACAGGATGgcatatcattttaatttgggAGGCTTTTAACACgggcaaaacaaaatgttacagttACAGCAGTCAAAGCTGCATAGCTCGCAGCATAACCCCAGAATTGGAGTTACGCTGCATACCGTAGGTGAAAGCAGCTGGTCTTGGTGATTTCTTTAATGTGCTGATAAAAAGAGAGCGCCGGATCAAAAGTAATACAAAGACTCTTGGAAGGAAAGGTCTTCAAGAGGATTTAAGCCCTGGCAGGCGATTTGAGGGGGGATGAGGGGGGATGCCACCCCCCTTGTTTACCTAACAACCCCCTCTTCATCCCCTCGCAGCAGAGGGATCGCAGGGGCACAGGGGTTGTTTAGTTGAATCGGTTAGTCTAGTCTGCCTGACTCATTGACCCTCTGTCTGACTGAGGTTTGTGCAAATATGAACTTTATGGTCCCTCGACCATGGCTCTGAAATATCAGTAGCCTTTCTGTGCTGTGTATTGATACATCCATGGTGCTGTCCGCGGTGCTGAAGTTGCAGATAGCTTTGTAATTGCCTTTGTCTCTCAGTCCCGCccttctgtctgttttatctCGGATCTAGGATATTCTAAAAGCTCTAGTCTATAAATACTCATATTTCAGTCTATATGCTCTATAGAGTAGTGTCACTTTCATGATCAAAGTGACAAGTAGCAACGTGTAGTGGCTGAAGAACAAGAGGATCATATTCAAAGGATttgaatataataaatatggatccattttataatatttatctTTATACAAATACGAGAAGGGTCCAAGCTTGCCAACACCTTTGATGGTTCTCTTTATTTTCCATACTTTCCAAAGTGACACATCGCTCCCGACTTGATATCATCATAAGTTTAACATTTtctataaattaaacaaatacgTATTAGAGACATAGCTGAAGTTTTCTGTATAATCACATATGAATGAAAATCAGCACTGGTGGCAAAGCCGAAGCTGTCAAAGTACAAAGTACAGGCCCCAGAATGTTTTAAGCACTTCACGTCTGCTGAGTCAGAATAACCACTACTCTTACTGCCGTCATAAACCACCATAAATACCATGGAAAAGAatgttaaaatgtcagtaatgtCACATCCTTATCGTCTGCCTCCACTTTTTCCGTGGagtctgttttcctctcctctccctaaGGATCTGACACTCCTCACCTGTCCTATTCTCGGCCAACTCAGTCCATTTAAAACATTATCCAGGCCGCAGACAAACTCATGCACCGCGTCCGCAATGTCGTATTTGTCGAGTGAATTTTAGACAACCACGAAATGAGCAGCTGGTGCACTTTATCAGTTCAAGGCTTGGCCAGCAGATGGTAGTGCATGACAATGGCCGCTGAGGGGGGTCTACAAATATTGCAGCACATTCTCAACCCGATAAAATTTTAGGGACAGAGACTACAAAAAGTACAGGAGAGCTAATATAAATGGATGATATCCACAATATTCCACACTTTTTCTCTAAAtatggaatcttttttttttaaaattaattttgcctCTATTCTTGGGGTTTATCAGCaataagtattttattttatttcagttttttataacttttttttctcccattcagAGATAAAGAGTAGTGGGCAACAATGAGaaagatgatgataataaaaaactATTGTGACAGTAGTTAATTTAGTGTTTAAATAATAACAGGACACAGATACAACATGTTCAGTGGAGAGCACTGATTTTGAAGAGTCTGTAATCTCAGATACAACACATCCAGGCTGTGTGTAGATCATCATTTTAGATAGGAAAATAGCATCTCGAAAATATGTTATGAGCATTTTCTAATTCTGAAGAGCACTGATGTTCTCTAATgactttgaaaaattaaaattctgccCAATTATAGTTCAGTTCATGAACACTCTGCGGCCCCTGAAGTGAACTGGAGTCAGTGAATTTACAAGCAACTTCTTAGAGCAACAATGTCAAACTGTTGGCTGGACAAATCCGTAGAATCACATTTTTTATGGGTCACCACCAGGACACTTTCATCACCTTTTATAATTTAAATCTTTGTGGGGCAGGAAgttagaggtcagaggtcacctaCACAATAACCCCCTGGATCTGGTAGACATTCAGCGTCCACCTCAGCAGACACTATTAACCATGAACACAACCTTGAACTCCAATAGAAGGACTCTCTTCGTCATCAACGCACCATCTCGCTGTTTTCTTACTGAAGACGTCATTTATATTATTCCTACTTGATTTGTCATTCATGCAATTGCGGCTTTGGCCTCAAAAATCAGTGCGCCTCTGGTCCGATGTAGAGCTTCTTTGCTGACCTGGGTTCATTAATACCTTTTTGACCTGGAGTGGCCTTGTCAGTCTATCTGAGAACAGCCAATTATTTACACGCACAAACATCcctccacgcacacacacacacacacacacacacacacacacacacacacacacacactgacacacttggACGTCACAGTCACTGTTGTGTAAGTCTGCTGACGCATGGAGGGTGGTTAAAGTCCATTCTACACTAATGTGGGACATTTGGCAGTGGCCAGTATCTCAAGCTCCTTCAGACCAGGACTGGTAAATGTTTACCATTTCACCTtcattctttacattttttttaaatttactctCTCACTTAAAAAATGCTTTGACGTGCTTATATACTGCTGACACTGTTGGATATTCACCGGCAATGTTAAGACAAGATTATGTAAAAATTACCTGCATATTTCAGACTAAAAGAAATTCAGTAAGACGAAGCCTTCTCATGTACAGGTAGTCAATTTATCAGTAATTAAAAACCAGTTTTTAAGGTATAATAAAGTTAAACTTTTATTGCAAACCAAACATGGTCACATAAATCTTaaacaattttacaatttacagtacatttaacaTGAATtgttacatatacatatttaagCATACCTTTAGTCATTTCTTGTTCAATATACATTAAAACTAGTACACATAACTccaaatatacaaacaaacttAAATACCATCAAACTGCATTACAGCAATATTAAAATGGAATGTTCAGTTTCAATGTTGTCGGCCTGTCTGCAAGCCGCCGTTACATTTTTGTGAGGCGAATGGAAGACTATATGAGGGGGACACAGTTGGCAAGCAGGACTACACAGATGCCTCTGAACACATTACTCTCCTTCTCACCTAGCAGCAgtgctctctcttcctccctctgtatCAGCATTACCGTTATTGTTTCATGTGCATGTGAAGATATGAAACGTTAGTGGAGTTCCTACGTCAACACGGGTTAAAGACAGAACAAGTGTAGGATATTTAGCGCTACATCATTCCTCTCTGGCGACTTCacaaaagaaagaacaacaacGGGTGAAATGGTGACATTAAGGTTTGACACAGACAAAACCCAAAAGAGGAGAGTTCCgatggagagaagaaaataaaggcaCCTTTTAGAGAAATAAAACGTCCCCCTCTGTAACATTCAGCTTCAAACAACTCCctgttcaaacacacagaaaggaaatgagaaGATACTAAAGCACCAAAACGAATGTCATCTTCAAGCTACTCATTCAGACTCAACAGGCAGGTCCCCTTAGGTGGTGGACAGAATCTCAAAAGGGATAAGACGTTCGCTACATAGATGAAGATGGAATTCTTTTTCAGCGCAGGTACAGTACGGTCCAGCCTTCCTCTTTTGAGAAAAGGTGgcagttggtgtgtgtgcttgtcacTTGTGACTTCAGGGTTGGgggcgcgggggggggggcttttaaGCTGCCTGAGCTATGTGCAAAGGAACTCCACAGGTCAAAGATGGGCAACCGAAGGCGGAAGAGGGATGTTGGTTTGTGTCCGCTGTGGAAGGTTGAAGAATTTGTGCGTGGTCATCATCATGGTAAGATGGAGGATTACAACCCCAATAAGTCATTTTAATGGCAGGCATCCTCTTGAACCAAGTCTTCTTAAATGCATTCAGGAGTTGGAGAAATTATGGAAAGTAcatgtgtacatttttgtaGATGCAGGGATTGGTTTGGAAATATCCATCATCctgatgggaaatgtaggtTGGGGTCAAGATGCAGATCCATGGATACACCACAGTTCATGTCCTGTAAGTCTAAACTGGTGTCCGTTGAGTGACTGTTTAAATCCTATAGATAAGAGTCCATAGAAGGAGCATAGGAGAAGCCCACGAATGCCTCGGCAGCCTCTTTGATGCTGGCTGTGACAAGTGCACTGTCTGGGGAACAGCCGATGGAGCTGGGCACCGGCTCATCTGTGAACTCTGGATCAAAGTGCCGCAGGTCATTGGGTCCTGTCTGAGAGGCGGAGggagtgaaggagaggagagacaacACGGGATTAGTCAGGCTGTAAAATACCAAGCCATAattggaaatgttttaattcaCAGCATGGATGCTCCAAATACTGAGGGCTAAAACAAGAGAGCAAGTCTACTATACGGTAGAAAATCCTCAGTTTTCCATCACCAGCACTTATTGGAGTATCAAAAAGAAACGTACCACGTTGGGGTTGAAGGGAGGGGTGATCTTCTTGCCATTTAGGTCATCCCAGTTGATGGGAGAGAAGAATACGTGGTTCTTAATTTCAATCTGGAAAAGACCCgagtgaaaaaataattaaatgatgGACTTTAACAGAGATAATATGTAAGTAAgtatacagatacacacatagaATCACATAATCAAACACTTACAAAGTCTTCTGTGCAGCCCAGCCTCTTGGTCCGGTCCTTCTGCAGCAGGCCCTCCAGCAAGTGTCTGGCTGCGTTGGAAATGTTGGGTTTCAGCTGCAGTGGCTTGTTCAAGATGTTGTCGTACATCTCCGCCGTGTTACGGCTGTAGAATGGAGGCTGAGGAGGGACAAAAGGAAATGATAAGCATCTTGGCAGCGACAAAGGGCAAGGAATCCTCGTGACGAACACTGATTGTATCATTTGAAATCATGCATAGATTACGGTGCAAACACGTGGAACACAAATTATACCAGAGAACTGAATCTTTGTTATTCAAAATGTAGAGTATAACTCAATATTATACTATATGTTTGTAATGTTTAAGAATATAATGAGTTTGGGCTGTAAATTAACTATAAAATGGTGTagtgtgaatgtaaatgttaCTCACCAGGCCATAGAGCATCTCATAGAGAACAGCTCCTAAACACCACCAGTCTACCGTCCTGTCATACGGCTGCTTGTGTAGAACCTCAGGAGCTAAATACTGTAGAGGGTAAAAGGCAGGGAGAAGTGGTAAGAGTTGCATACTGAATATTACAGAGTGCTGTCAAAgcacagaaacaacagagatCAGTATCACTGGGGATTTCATCCTTACCTCTGGTGTACCGCAGAAGGTCGACGTGGTCCCGTTGGGTTCAATGTTCTCCTTGCACAGGCCGAAATCTGTGAGAATGATATGCCCCTGGGAGTCCAGCAGGATGTTCTCTGGCTTAAGGTCTCTGTAGACAATGTTGAGGGAGTGGAGGTAGCCCAGGGCGCTGGCGATCTCTGCAGCGTAGAACCTGGCTCTGGGCTCAAGGAAGCAGCGCTCTCTCTGTAGGTGGTAGAacaactggaagaaaaaaaaaaaaacaggagacaaGCGAGCAAAGGTTATTCATAAGTCTATCATTTTTCTTATGGCTATCTACAGAGGCTCTGAAattaaagagacagaaagacatgtGCAGAGATAGGAAATTAGtacaagaaacaacaacaataaaaggacagatacagagacagaaaggaaactAGATAGGAGGAAATAAAGAGGCAGGAAGGCGACAGCTTAAAAAGCTTGACAAGGGAAGACAGATGAAATGAGGATCAAAGGTGAAGTTAGAGACCAgtgggatggagagaaaaaagaggggaagaaaagagaaaggggagaaggagagtAAATGCGTCCTGTTTCCTGATGAGGGCCATATTTAATCAGCACTGTCTTTGCTCGTCCAACAATCACAGGAAATTAGCTAGATTAGACACACACTGAGTCTGAACGGCGCTGCTAATTTTGGCCCCCCGAGTCTCTCCGGCTGTCCCAACCCACCCCATGATTTCCTGAGAGGTGTTTCCTttagtgaaagaaagagaaaaaagagactgaGAGCGACGGCCTCTATTCTACTTCTCATGACAGGATatcccctctgtctgtctctgtctctgcatcgTCTTTATGTCTGATTATGATTCTGATTTTACAGGCCGTGTCCACTATctcccttccctttctctttcagctATATCCATCTTACGTTTTCCCCTTTCCTCATTCAATCAACTCCTGCTTTAAGTAGCTCAgcttctcccctctcctttttcatctctgcttCATATCCGCTTTCTTTTCTGGCAGCAGTTTGGCAAGTAACTCACCTCTCCTCCATTGATGTAGTCCAAGATGAAGTAGAGTTTGTCCGCCGTTTGGAAAGAGTAGTGCAGGCCCACCAAGAACGGGTGCTTGACGTTCTTTAGCAGCACATTCCTCTCTGACATGATGTGTTTCTCCTGAGGGACACAAAGAGCAGGGGTTAAAGATGTTGACGAGGACTCACCTTTTGTGGCATGAGTTTGTGTGGGGGTGTGTTTCCAGCCGAATGCCTGTGTGCAAGTGCATTTACCTCCTTCTTCTTGAGAATGGCCTTTTTCTGTAAGACTTTGACTGCGTAGAACTGGTCATCGGTGCGGTGGCGTGCCAGCAGGACCTTGCCGAAGCTGCCCTTGCCGATCACCTTGAGGAAGTGAAAGTCGCTGGGTTTGGCTGAAGGGTTGGAGGATGGACCGAGGTTGATCTGTTGGGATGGACTGGGCTGTGAGAAGGGGAGCGGAGGAGAGAAACATGAGGAAGTTAGAGCCATAAAACAACTTCAAAATGTATGGTAAACATGTTAACAGAGGAAATGTTTGTGCGTCTCTGCATTTatcacagtttcaacaaaaggAGAAGCACACAATTCAACGTTTAATGCAAATATACTCACAGGAGGAGAGGGGCTTGTGTTCATGAGCTCAGGATCCTGAGGAGGACTTAAGTTCAGAATAGACTGAACCTCGGgactgcaaaaacaaagatttcaaACTTAGTTCATCTAATAAGAAAGCATCAAAAGTATCCTTAATTgtctttctttaaaatgtttgaaatagcTGATCTAGGAGTCACGCTAAGTCACAAAGTGTCTCCAGTGGACAGATAACCGGcttttctgcttgtgtttccCAATGTTTAGTCCTCCAGCGAATGCAGAACAATAACATGAGTCAGATGCTACTCACTGCTTGCAGGCGTAGGAGTTTGTGGCAAACTTCTGAATTAAGTCGTTCAGACCCATCCTCTTCTGTTTCATAAAAGCTgcaaggagaaaaacagaaaaaagaaagaatatttagatttttaaataaaaagcaaaacgTTGTCCAACCATGTCATGAAGAATCATCGCAAAATGTCCAGTAATGATGCCATACCAGTGACTAAAGCCACCAGCCCTCTAGACTTCGAGTAAGTCAGGACAggcttctctgtttctgttttgaccGTCATGATGCGATGAGTTGAACAGCAACTCCGCGCTCGTCAACAGCCCAAAGCCAAAATATGACTATCTTGCTTTTGGCTCTTGTTTTTATAACAGGccaggaggaggggagagaggccGGCCGGGAGGAGGGCGgagctgccccccccctccccccgaTGGGCGTGATCCCCTGCAAACACTCTGTTCTTGTAAACGGAGGGTGATCGATCCCCTTCTCGACAAATCAGAGGCCGTTGCGCTCCCGGCGCGTCATAGCCGCACCTCAAGATGTGCTTGCgtcaaaaaaaaagggggaaaaaagggctTTGCCTCCAGTCGCCGAAAGCCCGGGCCTGTACTATTTGCACACATGTTTGCGCAACACCATGGCAACTTTACTAAACATCAAATGTGTCACACAGTCCGAAAAACTGTCATCAAGACAGCAACTTTCCACAAAGCTGCAGAGACCGATCGCACGGGCGGATGACATCCAGCTGTGCCCTGGCTAAGTAACACATGACGGCACTGCCTGCTCCAGGGGTACAGAATAAACAGCGGGTTGTGCACATGAAGTGAAACTGCTCAAGATAGTTGTTGTGTTTCTTGATTTTTCTCCGAGCTCGtgtttattacacacacacacacacacacacacacacacacacacatatatatatatatactgtatccACGCTCCCTGGCTAAACCCCTTGAGTATGCAAGTATGTCCCGTAAAAATAATCTTATAGCCTCCTAACCGGGCTTATCAGCTTCACTTGTTTGGCTACTTCTCAATTAAAAGGGGCCGGGAGTGACGCAGGTCAGCCATAcaaaggaggggagggagagccTGGGCCGGGGGAGGCCAGATGCCAAGAAAAAGCCGACGGTAGTGGAAAAGTACAGACCGAGGAACTCCTGCATGCATCCAACTcgagccagaaaaaaaaaacaaaaaaaatggagagagcTCGGACCCACCGGTAAGCCTGTCGGAGCAGTCAAAGCACTTCAGTGTGATGTTCAAGAATAAGTATAATGTGGGAAAGTGCCACTCTGCGCTGCGCTTTGGCCGCTGGCACACGGAGGGGCCGGGCGTTGCTCGGTCGGGTACGGTTATGTAaggcacctggttcaggttttCCGACCACGCATCCGTGGAGCGAGAGTATGTGAGGCGATATCGCCTGCGGAAGGCCAACTCCACTGAGAACAGAGCCCTTGATAGCCGTGTGTGAAAAGGAAGCCGCGGCGAAAGTCCCGAATGAAGTAACTGCCGCCGCACAATTTCGAAACACTTCAAGGAAAAAGGCAGATGGGGGGAATAATGCAAGCGAGCAGCTGCACAATACAGTACACTGTAGGTAAACTGTTGCACAACgcaaactgcattaaaaaaaaaaaagacttgcgtaaatcacacacacacacacacacacacacacacacacacacacacacacacacacacacacacacacacacacacacaaaacaactttGTAAATCTTATCTCAACTGCATAATCGATACTCATCAGATTCGGTTTCCCTGGCAAACAAACGAACCTTTCATATCTGAAGGAGTTCTCATTTTGACCGTCCGACGCCGCCAGGGTTCAACAAGTTGCAAAAGAGAGTTGCCAAGGTTTCACTGGCACTTTTTAACggacccccaccccacccacccaccatcCACCATCCACGGGGCATTTCCATAGATAGCACCATCATAAATCCCGGTAACGGGATTATGGGGTGAATggagcaaccccccccccccccccccgtaagTACGTCTGCCACCCGGTGCTGTCTCCCCAAACACAAAGTGGGCTGGGAGCTAGAGCTTTACCCTTTACCAAAGCAACTACAGTGATCCCAGTAGGCCGGTCACTGCAGAAAACACCATTCATTCTCGAAATAAGACCATTGCCGGCCTCCAGTTTCCTATATGAGTAATATAGGAGGGTCACAAAGATTCGGTGCGACTGGATAAATCCTTCGCTGTCGCTCTCAAACGAATATGCAGCCTACTTACACGTCACCGCGGTCGTTTTGTCTTTCATGGGGATGCTTTTAATGTCCCGAGTCACAAGAAGGAGAGAGGCTTTGGGCTCCTCGGCAGGGAGGCAATAGAACTACACCGCAATCTTCTTCTTGGAGAGTTTCATCaggcagacccccccccccacctttcTTTTCGGGGCGGAGACATCCCGCCTCTATATCCTTCCACTCTGCAGCTTTGTGTTTCACGCAAGGTTGGACGAGCTCTCCTCGGGGCGGGGGATACGATGCCTTCAAATGCTCCTcatgagcccccccccccccacagttCAAGTTCAGCCACCGGAAATGTGGCGATAAACTTTTA is drawn from Xiphias gladius isolate SHS-SW01 ecotype Sanya breed wild chromosome 4, ASM1685928v1, whole genome shotgun sequence and contains these coding sequences:
- the sgk1 gene encoding serine/threonine-protein kinase Sgk1 isoform X3, producing the protein MKDKTTAVTSFMKQKRMGLNDLIQKFATNSYACKHPEVQSILNLSPPQDPELMNTSPSPPPSPSQQINLGPSSNPSAKPSDFHFLKVIGKGSFGKVLLARHRTDDQFYAVKVLQKKAILKKKEEKHIMSERNVLLKNVKHPFLVGLHYSFQTADKLYFILDYINGGELFYHLQRERCFLEPRARFYAAEIASALGYLHSLNIVYRDLKPENILLDSQGHIILTDFGLCKENIEPNGTTSTFCGTPEYLAPEVLHKQPYDRTVDWWCLGAVLYEMLYGLPPFYSRNTAEMYDNILNKPLQLKPNISNAARHLLEGLLQKDRTKRLGCTEDFIEIKNHVFFSPINWDDLNGKKITPPFNPNVTGPNDLRHFDPEFTDEPVPSSIGCSPDSALVTASIKEAAEAFVGFSYAPSMDSYL
- the sgk1 gene encoding serine/threonine-protein kinase Sgk1 isoform X2 translates to MTVKTETEKPVLTYSKSRGLVALVTAFMKQKRMGLNDLIQKFATNSYACKHPEVQSILNLSPPQDPELMNTSPSPPPSPSQQINLGPSSNPSAKPSDFHFLKVIGKGSFGKVLLARHRTDDQFYAVKVLQKKAILKKKEEKHIMSERNVLLKNVKHPFLVGLHYSFQTADKLYFILDYINGGELFYHLQRERCFLEPRARFYAAEIASALGYLHSLNIVYRDLKPENILLDSQGHIILTDFGLCKENIEPNGTTSTFCGTPEYLAPEVLHKQPYDRTVDWWCLGAVLYEMLYGLPPFYSRNTAEMYDNILNKPLQLKPNISNAARHLLEGLLQKDRTKRLGCTEDFIEIKNHVFFSPINWDDLNGKKITPPFNPNVTGPNDLRHFDPEFTDEPVPSSIGCSPDSALVTASIKEAAEAFVGFSYAPSMDSYL
- the sgk1 gene encoding serine/threonine-protein kinase Sgk1 isoform X1, with protein sequence MKLVNGGVGGGGGGGGGGGGGGGGGGVGGGGEKTAFSFKKCSAFQFVKRKVRRWMRNPKVSVEKAQGKGLLYPCPKCPLAEDLWYTHFPSPYGCCHYAGLQGSQYYHHEPCSPCPASGQTSGHDKGKGCKVRKWKMLARHHGDGMGKQKEAESDVHLGGCQSWGIHASPLLASPVMLECSICSGPYISYALEDIWQPRQRTQAMDLYYHNESDPDSYCCPGDNTFMKQKRMGLNDLIQKFATNSYACKHPEVQSILNLSPPQDPELMNTSPSPPPSPSQQINLGPSSNPSAKPSDFHFLKVIGKGSFGKVLLARHRTDDQFYAVKVLQKKAILKKKEEKHIMSERNVLLKNVKHPFLVGLHYSFQTADKLYFILDYINGGELFYHLQRERCFLEPRARFYAAEIASALGYLHSLNIVYRDLKPENILLDSQGHIILTDFGLCKENIEPNGTTSTFCGTPEYLAPEVLHKQPYDRTVDWWCLGAVLYEMLYGLPPFYSRNTAEMYDNILNKPLQLKPNISNAARHLLEGLLQKDRTKRLGCTEDFIEIKNHVFFSPINWDDLNGKKITPPFNPNVTGPNDLRHFDPEFTDEPVPSSIGCSPDSALVTASIKEAAEAFVGFSYAPSMDSYL